One segment of Danaus plexippus chromosome 10, MEX_DaPlex, whole genome shotgun sequence DNA contains the following:
- the LOC116767129 gene encoding carbonic anhydrase 7, giving the protein MNSILSTVFAILAVNVAMAFGWGYRASDQRRWAVLHPACGGRQQSPIAIAARQAIPISIPAMELIGYQNPLPGPLTITNNGHSVALTIPKYSSEEEKKGFRLPYIFGGPLDNEYEIEGLHFHWGDKNNRGSEHTLNDMRLPLEMHIIHRNKKYRSLAEALQHPDGLCVLAFFYQVVEFDAKLLTPIVKNLSAIENYNTSMQLPHTFSLSSILSGLDTERFYTYKGSLTTPPCAEAVTWVVFSDYLPISVFQMDNFRGLLSNLNLPLVDNFRQLQPLFGRRIFVRITSKNPKFKKTKLHYSKWDWVGHKKTENDVTEFDD; this is encoded by the exons atgaaTTCCATTCTGTCAACTGTCTTCGCCATTTTGGCGGTGAAcg TTGCTATGGCCTTCGGGTGGGGATACCGGGCTTCGGATCAACGTCGCTGGGCCGTACTACACCCTGCTTGTGGCGGAAGACAGCAATCTCCCATCGCCATAGCCGCCCGCCAAGCTATCCCTATATCGATACCGGCTATGGAACTCATCGGATACCAGAACCCTCTCCCCGGACCGCTGACTATCACTAACAATGGCCACTCTG TCGCTCTCACCATACCAAAATATTCGTCTGAGGAAGAGAAAAAGGGCTTCCGTTTGCCATACATCTTCGGCGGTCCTCTTGATAATGAGTATGAAATCGAAGGCCTTCATTTCCACTGGGGCGACAAGAACAACCGCGGTTCGGAACATACCTTGAATGACATGCGCCTTCCCCTTGAAATGCACATTATCCATAGGAACAAGAAATACCGCAGCCTCGCCGAAGCTCTTCAACATCCCGATGGTCTTTGCGTCCTCGCTTTCTTCTACCAG GTGGTCGAATTCGACGCTAAGCTGTTAACTCCCATCGTCAAGAACCTGTCCGCCATTGAAAACTACAACACCAGCATGCAGCTGCCCCATACATTTTCTCTCTCATCCATTCTCTCCGGTCTCGACACTGAGCGCTTCTACACCTACAAAGGTTCCCTCACCACTCCTCCTTGCGCTGAAGCCGTCACATGGGTCGTCTTCTCCGATTACCTTCCCATTTCAGTTTTCCAG atggACAACTTCCGCGGTCTCCTGTCCAACCTGAACCTGCCTCTTGTTGACAACTTCAGACAGCTGCAGCCGCTATTCGGTAGACGCATCTTCGTTCGCATCACATCTAAAAATCCCAAATTCAAGAAAACCAAGCTCCACTACTCCAAATGGGACTGGGTTGGCCACAAGAAGACTGAAAATGACGTCACTGAATTCGATGACTAA
- the LOC116767131 gene encoding V-type proton ATPase subunit F, translating into MALQAAVKGKLISVIGDEDTCVGFLLGGIGEINKNRHPNFMVVDKNTPVSEVEECFKRFVKRDDIDIILINQNVAELIRHVIDSHTAPVPAVLEIPSKDHPYDASKDSILRRAKGMFNPEDLSMFGADNYAT; encoded by the exons ATGGCTCTCCAAGCTGCCGTAAAAGGAAAACTCATCAGCGTCATCGGTGATGAA GATACATGTGTAGGATTCCTACTGGGAGGAATCGGAGAAATCAACAAAAACAGACACCCGAACTTCATGGTGGTTGATAAAA atacGCCAGTTAGTGAAGTCGAGGAGTGTTTCAAGAGATTTGTTAAGCGTGATGATATTGACATCATCCTCATCAATCAGAATGTTGCTGAATTGATCCGGCACGTCATTGACTCTCACACTGCTCCAGTGCCCGCTGTACTTGAGATACCCTCCAAGGATCACCCATATGATGCTAGCAAGGATTCCATTTTACGTCGCGCCAAG GGCATGTTCAATCCCGAGGACCTG TCCATGTTCGGAGCTGATAACTACGCGACGTAA
- the LOC116767137 gene encoding pre-mRNA-processing factor 17, whose protein sequence is MLNIKNYGSSSEDEGDDEPQKEHSNETLLTHLKPVDPELSVAKTLQICAAPVVVPTNNEDSRVLVHNNKELTHNPKYEELFAPTYGPENPFQTQQMRATRNMLSGYVEKAHLSEFQFENQRRTFTSYGYAVDPSTEPIVNEKGESVVVSAMVAAPEESEGKTVFENIKKRPLDKKKRVRNDNPEDITGFLGPWGGYEGEKRILKPEGDEAKEIEEILAKRQKKGKVVDDQPLEEKSIFHIDKGTDYMGRSWIEAPRSETQLRSDTPPDKCFLPKAHIFTWKGHTKGVSAVRWFPRTAHLMLSAAMDCRAKIWEVYGDRRCIRTYFGHRQAVRDVNFNNTGTHFLSAAYDRYIKLWDTETGDCVSRFTSRKVPYCVKFNPDEDKQHLIVAGTSDKKIICWDTRSGEIVQEYDRHLGAVNTITFVDDNRRFVTTSDDKSLRVWEWDIPVDMKYIADPSMHSLPAVTAAPNGKWLACQSMDNKVVVFSALNRFKMNRKKTFTGHMVAGYACSVDFSPDMSYLVSGDADGKAYIWDWKTTKLYKKWKAHDGVCISSLWHPHEPSRLLTAGWDGLIKYWD, encoded by the exons atgttaaatattaaaaactatggcAGTAGTTCCGAAGACGAAGGGGATGATGAACCGCAAAAAGAACACAGTAATGAAACTTTGTTGACGCATTTAAAACCTGTTGATCCCGAACTCTCCGTTGCTAAAACATTGCAAATATGCGCGGCGCCTGTAGTGGTACCAACG aataatGAAGACTCCAGAGTTTtagtacataataataaagagtTAACACATAATCCAAAATATGAGGAACTGTTTGCACCAACATATGGTCCTGAGAATCCTTTTCAAACACAACAAATGAGGGCTACAAGGAACATGCTGTCAGGTTATGTTGAAAAGGCGCATCTTAGTGAATTCCAGTTTGAGAATCAAAGAAGAACTTTCACAAGTTATGGCTATGCCGTTGATCCATCTACAGAACCCATCGTCAATGAGAAGGGAGAATCTGTTGTAG TCTCAGCCATGGTTGCTGCGCCTGAGGAATCAGAGGGGAAAACggtgtttgaaaatattaagaagaGGCCtttagataagaaaaaaagagTGAGAAATGACAACCCTGAAGATATAACAGGATTCCTCGGTCCCTGGGGTGGATATGAAGGAGAAAAgag aatattaaaaccaGAAGGCGACGAAGCAAAGGAAATCGAAGAAATTCTAGCAAAGAGACAGAAGAAAGGGAAGGTTGTTGATGATCAGCCTTTGGAGGAGAAATCTATATTCCATA TTGACAAAGGAACGGATTATATGGGCCGATCCTGGATTGAGGCTCCGAGAAGTGAAACACAATTACGCAGTGACACACCACCAGACAAATGTTTCCTACCGAaa GCTCATATATTCACGTGGAAGGGTCACACCAAGGGTGTATCCGCTGTTCGTTGGTTTCCTCGTACAGCTCACCTCATGTTGTCAGCCGCTATGGATTGCAGGGCAAAG ATCTGGGAGGTGTATGGTGATCGTCGTTGTATAAGAACATACTTTGGTCACAGACAGGCGGTTAGAGATGTCAACTTCAATAATACTGGCACACATTTCTTGTCAGCTG CATATGATCGATACATCAAGTTATGGGACACGGAGACCGGTGACTGTGTGTCCCGGTTCACCTCCAGGAAGGTCCCGTACTGTGTGAAGTTCAACCCGGACGAGGACAAACAACACCTCATCGTTGCCGGAAcctcagataaaaaaattatatgt TGGGACACTCGTAGCGGTGAGATAGTTCAGGAGTATGACCGTCACCTGGGCGCTGTCAACACTATCACCTTCGTGGATGACAACAGACGCTTCGTCACCACCTCCGACGACAAAAGTCTGAGGGTCTGGGAGTG GGACATCCCGGTTGACATGAAGTATATAGCGGACCCATCGATGCATTCCCTACCAGCGGTGACTGCGGCGCCAAACGGCAAATGGCTGGCTTGTCAGTCGATGGACAATAAAGTTGTGGTCTTCTCAGCGCTGAACAGGTTCAAGATGAACAGGAAGAAGACTTTCACCGGACATATGGTTGCCGGGTACGCTTGCAGTGTGGACTTTTCACCAGATATGAG CTATCTGGTGTCGGGAGACGCGGACGGCAAGGCGTATATCTGGGATTGGAAGACAACGAAGCTTTATAAGAAGTGGAAAGCGCATGATGGTGTTTGTATCTCGTCTCTGTGGCATCCCCACGAGCCGAGCCGCCTCCTGACCGCGGGCTGGGACGGCCTCATCAAATACTGggattaa